A stretch of Desulfitobacterium dichloroeliminans LMG P-21439 DNA encodes these proteins:
- a CDS encoding ATP-binding protein, translating to MFDLKVYDEIIRLINKRVEGDYWDYKQEWHSDNERLLLDILCFANTVHNKDCYLIIGVADNGDIIGLNKNSPNRKNQAAVLDLLSNSMFAGDFVPEVSVETILIGSKEIDVLTVFNSYNVPFYLRSKSRKYHSIVEGYIYSRKNDRNTPISENSSMQQIELLWKKRLGLLSPPLEQIISRMRNKAEWQEIGDIYYNVFNPDFKIKEEWDQEEHRDYKREFYSYNQCNESTHYINLYILCRETVLKQFQVVILDSGRYKTPVPTWGFIHDPIRYSESIYTYKYILKNSIDYAIQQFIYNEDSDEARIAKQRFDEVVLYFENEQEQVDFHLSIESCPAIVEKYINDAKLGKYIVSSNNKLEIKDCTEKLITAFAFKRYLSDYRRKKSGVDVKRIKSIRIVNRTSVALRLSDIVEHRVDINETGKVKHFLYNRESKKAVSTYNYCADKYWTRNFLNFIEPITTDWERDYSVDVSDGYEWYCTLKYDDGTTKNIKGNIVPPPFADDIERRIINLAAFEVTPWLFNML from the coding sequence GTGTTCGATTTGAAAGTATATGATGAAATAATCAGGCTTATTAATAAAAGAGTTGAGGGCGATTATTGGGATTACAAACAAGAATGGCATAGCGATAATGAACGGCTACTTCTTGATATATTATGTTTTGCAAATACCGTTCACAATAAAGACTGTTATCTAATAATTGGTGTTGCAGATAATGGCGATATTATAGGCTTAAATAAAAATAGCCCAAATAGAAAAAATCAGGCAGCTGTGTTAGACCTATTATCAAATTCAATGTTTGCTGGAGATTTTGTACCAGAGGTTTCTGTTGAAACCATATTAATTGGCAGCAAAGAAATTGATGTACTTACTGTGTTTAACTCTTACAATGTACCCTTTTACCTTCGGTCAAAGTCGAGAAAATATCATTCAATTGTGGAAGGATACATTTACTCCAGAAAAAACGATAGAAATACTCCTATATCTGAAAATAGTTCTATGCAGCAAATTGAATTGCTCTGGAAGAAAAGGTTGGGTTTGTTAAGTCCGCCGTTGGAGCAGATTATTTCAAGAATGAGGAACAAAGCAGAATGGCAAGAAATTGGTGATATATATTATAATGTATTTAACCCAGACTTTAAAATCAAAGAAGAATGGGATCAAGAAGAGCATAGAGATTATAAGCGCGAGTTTTACTCGTATAATCAGTGTAATGAAAGTACTCATTATATTAATTTGTATATTTTATGTAGGGAAACTGTTTTAAAACAATTCCAGGTAGTGATTTTAGATAGTGGCAGGTATAAAACGCCTGTTCCTACTTGGGGGTTCATTCATGATCCCATTAGATATTCGGAGTCAATATATACGTACAAGTATATATTGAAAAATAGCATTGATTACGCTATCCAACAATTTATATATAATGAAGATAGTGATGAAGCAAGGATTGCCAAACAAAGATTCGATGAGGTTGTCTTATATTTTGAAAATGAGCAGGAACAGGTGGACTTTCATCTATCAATTGAATCTTGCCCGGCAATTGTTGAGAAATATATAAATGATGCAAAGTTAGGCAAGTACATTGTTTCTTCCAACAATAAACTTGAAATTAAAGACTGTACAGAAAAGTTGATTACGGCATTTGCTTTTAAAAGATATTTGTCCGATTACCGTAGAAAAAAATCAGGTGTTGATGTTAAAAGAATCAAATCCATAAGGATTGTAAATAGAACATCAGTCGCGTTAAGACTTTCTGATATTGTGGAACATAGAGTGGATATCAATGAAACTGGAAAGGTAAAACATTTTCTTTACAATAGGGAAAGCAAAAAGGCAGTTAGTACATATAACTATTGTGCGGATAAATATTGGACAAGAAACTTTCTTAACTTTATAGAACCAATAACAACAGACTGGGAAAGAGACTATTCAGTTGATGTAAGCGATGGATATGAATGGTATTGTACTTTGAAATATGACGATGGCACTACTAAGAACATTAAAGGAAACATTGTACCTCCCCCCTTTGCTGATGATATTGAACGACGAATAATAAATTTGGCTGCTTTTGAGGTGACTCCATGGTTGTTTAATATGCTATAG
- a CDS encoding recombinase family protein, whose product MAKKITKIDPVKQQVVRQLQPKKRVCAYCRVSTDSREQQNSFTAQLEYYTTLIENKEDWQFSGIYADEARSGTKLAKRDDFLRMLKDCEDGKIDMIITKSLTRFARNTVDSIEAIRRLKALGVAVYFEKEHIDSLSEKSELMLTILSSLAQGESESISTNSKWAVIKRFKDGTFILGTPAYGYTKDENGELIIQEEEAAVVRRIFREYLNGKGTYAIAKDLSEQGLPTIRSAEKWNDGVIKEILLNPIYTGNLLHQKTMTTEVLPFKRQINKGQLPQYLVEDNHAPIISHEQAEAVREIFEYRRKQMGVDDTNKYQSRYAFSSRILCGECGGMFRRQKIYIGKPYEKTQWCCRQHILDNAKCSQKAIREDDIQWAFTVMWNKLVSNYTEILTPLLDTLKKLRMNEQQEQEIGECSNKIMELTEQGHILSRLVSKGYIDPAVFIERQNALTIELATVKKKRSQLLDNNGFDIEIAGTEQLLELIRNNPHVIEEYREDLFLQAIDKVIVQKNGQITFRLINRLELSEPCRKEALEDDAKAYAHRI is encoded by the coding sequence ATGGCAAAAAAGATAACAAAAATTGATCCTGTCAAGCAGCAGGTCGTCCGGCAATTGCAGCCGAAAAAGCGGGTTTGCGCCTATTGCCGGGTAAGCACCGACTCCCGTGAGCAGCAGAATTCATTTACCGCACAGCTTGAGTATTATACCACCTTGATTGAAAATAAAGAGGACTGGCAATTTTCCGGAATTTATGCCGATGAAGCAAGAAGCGGAACAAAGCTTGCAAAAAGAGATGACTTTTTGAGAATGCTGAAGGACTGTGAGGACGGCAAGATTGATATGATCATCACGAAATCCTTGACCCGCTTCGCCAGAAACACAGTAGACAGCATTGAGGCAATCCGCCGCTTAAAGGCACTTGGCGTCGCCGTTTATTTTGAAAAGGAGCATATCGACAGCCTGTCAGAGAAAAGCGAGCTGATGCTGACCATTTTAAGCTCTCTGGCCCAGGGTGAATCCGAAAGCATCTCCACCAACAGCAAATGGGCGGTGATCAAACGCTTTAAAGACGGCACCTTCATCCTCGGCACTCCTGCTTATGGCTATACCAAGGATGAAAATGGCGAGCTTATAATTCAGGAGGAAGAAGCCGCAGTAGTCAGACGCATTTTCCGAGAATACTTAAACGGTAAGGGCACCTATGCAATCGCCAAGGATTTATCGGAGCAAGGACTCCCCACCATACGCTCGGCTGAAAAATGGAACGACGGTGTGATAAAAGAAATACTGCTTAATCCCATTTACACAGGCAACTTACTTCATCAGAAAACCATGACCACGGAGGTGCTGCCCTTTAAGCGGCAGATAAACAAGGGCCAGCTTCCTCAGTACCTGGTCGAGGATAATCATGCTCCCATTATCTCACATGAACAGGCGGAGGCGGTCAGAGAAATCTTTGAATACCGCAGAAAGCAGATGGGGGTGGACGATACGAATAAATACCAAAGCCGGTATGCCTTCAGCAGCAGAATCCTCTGTGGTGAATGTGGGGGTATGTTCCGGAGGCAGAAAATCTACATCGGCAAGCCCTATGAGAAAACCCAATGGTGCTGCCGCCAGCATATTCTGGATAACGCCAAATGCAGCCAAAAGGCAATCAGAGAGGATGATATCCAATGGGCTTTTACGGTGATGTGGAATAAGCTTGTAAGCAATTATACAGAAATCCTCACTCCTCTGCTGGATACGCTTAAAAAGCTCAGGATGAATGAACAGCAGGAGCAGGAAATTGGGGAATGCAGTAACAAAATCATGGAGCTTACAGAGCAGGGTCATATACTAAGCAGACTGGTATCAAAGGGATATATTGATCCTGCAGTATTTATAGAACGGCAAAATGCCCTGACCATAGAGCTTGCCACTGTGAAAAAGAAAAGGAGCCAGCTTCTGGATAACAACGGCTTCGACATAGAGATTGCCGGAACAGAACAACTGCTGGAGCTTATCAGAAACAATCCTCACGTTATTGAAGAATACCGTGAGGATTTATTTTTACAGGCGATAGACAAGGTTATCGTACAGAAAAACGGACAAATCACCTTCCGGCTAATCAACCGGCTGGAGCTGTCCGAACCCTGCAGGAAGGAGGCGTTAGAGGATGATGCAAAGGCATATGCCCATAGGATATAA
- a CDS encoding recombinase family protein, with product MQTATAKKKSISIIPSKPEYDRNIKPQFKALRVAAYCRVSTTLEQQETSYEAQVSYYTEKIKSNPNWKLAGIYADDGKSATNTKKRDDFNAMIEDCMAGKIDMVITKSVSRFARNTVDSLQNIRKLKEKNVAVFFEKEGVNTLEGTGELLITILSSQAQEESRNLSENTRWGLVRRFENGIVSVNHNKFLGYTKDKNGELVIVPEEADLVRRIFRLYLEGSSIIQITKILESEGITTVTGKSQWCPGVIDKMLSNEKYMGDVLQQKTYTIDFLTKKRVKNKGIVPQYYIEDDHEAIIPKELYYQVQEEKARRASLSKTAAARRAKQEKEKSKYSSKFALSDIMVCKECGQPYRRQVWSKYGQKSAVWRCENRLKNGTKNCKHSPTFKEEILHEAIMTAINSVVENRGEFVGAFRENVIRVIGSYSTKNMTTEFDGQIEKLQGEMLALIEENAKQGSIKEDFDERYKRIAEQINDLKQKKLELVREQKMAVNFQQRLDDMDACLKKTTCEVREFDNDLVRRLLQNIKAVKDDLIEIQFKSGIVMNQRVSYFD from the coding sequence ATGCAGACAGCGACAGCTAAAAAGAAAAGCATATCTATTATACCCTCCAAGCCGGAGTATGACAGGAATATAAAGCCTCAGTTTAAAGCCCTGCGGGTTGCGGCATACTGCCGCGTCAGCACCACGCTGGAGCAACAGGAAACCAGCTATGAAGCCCAGGTATCCTACTATACCGAAAAAATCAAGAGTAATCCCAACTGGAAGCTTGCAGGTATCTACGCCGATGACGGGAAGAGCGCTACAAACACCAAAAAGCGTGACGACTTCAACGCCATGATCGAGGATTGCATGGCCGGAAAAATTGACATGGTCATCACCAAGTCGGTCAGCCGCTTCGCCAGAAACACGGTAGACAGCTTGCAGAACATCCGCAAGCTCAAGGAAAAGAACGTCGCCGTCTTCTTCGAAAAAGAGGGTGTGAATACGCTGGAGGGGACCGGCGAACTGTTAATAACCATCCTGAGCAGCCAGGCGCAGGAGGAAAGCCGGAACCTGAGTGAGAACACCCGATGGGGCCTTGTCAGACGGTTTGAAAACGGCATCGTCTCGGTTAACCACAATAAGTTTTTAGGCTACACCAAGGATAAGAACGGTGAGCTGGTCATTGTACCGGAGGAAGCGGATCTGGTCAGACGGATTTTCCGCCTTTACCTTGAAGGGAGTAGTATCATACAGATTACAAAAATTTTAGAGTCGGAAGGCATCACCACCGTCACAGGAAAGAGCCAGTGGTGTCCCGGCGTAATCGATAAAATGCTGAGCAACGAAAAATATATGGGGGATGTCCTACAGCAGAAAACCTATACCATCGATTTTCTCACTAAAAAGCGGGTGAAGAACAAAGGCATCGTCCCCCAGTATTACATAGAGGATGACCATGAAGCCATTATCCCCAAGGAGCTTTATTATCAGGTGCAGGAGGAAAAAGCGAGGCGGGCAAGTCTTAGTAAGACTGCGGCAGCCAGACGGGCAAAGCAAGAGAAGGAGAAAAGCAAATACAGCTCCAAATTCGCTTTAAGTGACATTATGGTATGCAAGGAATGCGGCCAGCCTTACCGCAGACAGGTATGGTCTAAATACGGTCAGAAAAGCGCTGTGTGGCGGTGTGAGAACCGCCTAAAGAACGGAACCAAGAACTGCAAGCACTCCCCTACCTTCAAAGAGGAAATTCTGCATGAAGCGATAATGACCGCCATAAACAGCGTCGTGGAAAACCGCGGCGAGTTTGTCGGAGCCTTCCGTGAGAACGTAATCCGAGTCATCGGCAGCTACTCTACTAAAAACATGACCACCGAGTTTGATGGGCAGATCGAAAAGCTGCAGGGCGAGATGCTGGCCCTGATAGAGGAAAACGCCAAGCAAGGCTCTATCAAAGAGGATTTTGACGAGAGGTATAAGAGAATCGCAGAGCAGATCAACGACCTGAAGCAGAAAAAGCTGGAGCTGGTGCGGGAGCAGAAAATGGCGGTGAATTTTCAGCAGAGGCTCGATGATATGGACGCCTGCCTGAAGAAAACAACCTGCGAGGTCAGGGAATTTGATAACGATCTGGTCAGGAGGCTCCTGCAGAATATCAAGGCCGTCAAGGATGATCTGATAGAGATCCAATTCAAATCCGGAATCGTGATGAACCAGCGGGTTTCATACTTTGATTAA
- a CDS encoding KilA-N domain-containing protein, producing the protein MAKKTIKETIHAKGMDIAIYTEDFQNEFISLTDIARYKSDEPFIVINNWMRGKDTVEFLGLWEQLHNPNFKPIEFDRFRKEAGYNAFTLSPQKWIENTNAIGIVSKSGRYGGTFAHSDIAFEFASWISAEFKLYIIKDYKRLKSDESSRLSLSWNLNREISKLNYRIHTDAIKENLIPPELKPYQISMTYASEADVLNVALFGITAKQWRDEHPDKNGNIRDYATLNQLLVLANMESYNAILIEQGKPQTERLQLLNKLAIRQLEAIQEINMDTIKKLEG; encoded by the coding sequence ATGGCAAAGAAGACGATTAAAGAAACAATTCATGCAAAAGGCATGGATATTGCTATTTATACTGAAGATTTTCAAAATGAATTTATTTCACTTACGGATATTGCACGATATAAAAGTGATGAACCATTTATTGTTATCAACAACTGGATGAGGGGAAAAGACACTGTTGAATTTTTAGGTTTATGGGAACAATTACATAATCCGAATTTTAAACCTATCGAATTCGATAGGTTTAGAAAAGAAGCAGGATATAATGCTTTTACATTATCACCGCAAAAATGGATTGAAAATACGAATGCAATTGGTATTGTCTCCAAATCAGGTCGTTATGGAGGAACTTTTGCCCATTCCGATATTGCTTTTGAATTTGCCTCCTGGATATCAGCAGAGTTTAAACTCTATATCATTAAAGACTATAAAAGGCTGAAAAGTGATGAAAGCAGTCGGCTTTCTTTAAGTTGGAATCTGAACCGTGAGATTTCTAAGTTAAACTACAGAATTCATACAGATGCTATTAAGGAAAACTTGATTCCGCCAGAATTGAAGCCATATCAAATTTCCATGACCTATGCCAGTGAGGCCGACGTGCTTAATGTTGCACTGTTTGGAATAACAGCCAAACAGTGGCGCGACGAACATCCTGACAAGAACGGGAATATTAGAGATTATGCTACCCTAAATCAACTGCTGGTTTTGGCAAATATGGAAAGCTATAATGCAATCTTGATTGAACAAGGTAAGCCTCAAACAGAGCGGCTACAGCTTTTGAATAAATTAGCTATTCGTCAATTAGAAGCAATTCAGGAAATTAACATGGATACAATAAAAAAATTGGAAGGTTAG
- a CDS encoding IS256-like element ISDha1 family transposase, with protein MAYPNSTVPFEKMLMKFVTEEDPMQAMLKWLCERLMEAEVDAKLGAEKSERSTERQGYRSGYRVRRFDTRMGTLYLMVPKLRNGGYIPFFVEGKKRSELALMNVIQEAYVNGVSTRKIEKLTKSLGIDSMSRSQVSSIAKELNEQVEAFRNRSLDKVYPVLWVDALYEKIRDDRRVKNMAVLIVTGIDLEGKRDILAVEPMPEESTATYTSLFEKLKSRGLEKVWLVVSDAHKGLVKAVQESFIGCSWQRCKVHFMRNILAHISGRDKQAFANKLKQIWLQPDYSSAKKYANSLMDEFEAKYPEAIKTLEEGLEDSLQFFSFAEIDSRKIASTNLLERLNREVRRRTRVVGIFPSMDSYIRLVTSYLIEYSEDWCSGRSYINPKIITSIEQERSKAA; from the coding sequence ATGGCTTACCCAAATTCTACCGTACCTTTTGAAAAAATGCTAATGAAATTTGTAACCGAAGAAGATCCCATGCAGGCTATGTTAAAATGGCTCTGCGAAAGGCTGATGGAAGCAGAAGTGGATGCAAAGCTAGGTGCTGAAAAATCAGAACGGTCTACTGAACGTCAAGGGTATCGATCAGGCTATCGCGTTCGCCGTTTCGATACCCGGATGGGGACACTGTATTTAATGGTACCCAAACTGCGAAATGGCGGCTATATCCCTTTCTTTGTGGAAGGTAAGAAACGTTCTGAATTGGCCTTGATGAATGTGATTCAAGAAGCCTATGTTAATGGCGTATCCACCCGTAAAATAGAGAAACTCACTAAGTCCTTAGGCATTGACTCCATGTCACGAAGTCAGGTATCAAGCATCGCTAAAGAACTGAACGAACAGGTTGAAGCCTTTCGTAATCGAAGTCTCGATAAAGTCTATCCCGTACTCTGGGTGGATGCTCTCTATGAGAAAATCCGAGATGATCGAAGGGTCAAAAATATGGCAGTGCTGATTGTAACGGGTATTGATCTAGAAGGCAAACGAGATATTCTGGCCGTAGAGCCCATGCCAGAAGAGTCCACAGCAACCTACACCAGTCTCTTCGAAAAGTTAAAGTCACGAGGACTAGAGAAAGTCTGGCTGGTTGTCTCAGATGCCCATAAAGGGTTAGTTAAAGCTGTTCAAGAGTCCTTTATCGGGTGTTCCTGGCAACGCTGTAAAGTGCATTTTATGCGGAACATCCTCGCTCATATATCCGGTCGAGATAAGCAAGCGTTTGCTAATAAACTAAAGCAAATCTGGCTTCAACCAGACTATAGCAGTGCAAAGAAATACGCTAATTCTCTGATGGATGAGTTTGAGGCCAAATATCCTGAAGCCATTAAAACTCTGGAAGAAGGGTTGGAAGACTCACTACAGTTTTTCAGCTTTGCAGAGATTGATTCAAGAAAGATCGCGTCAACCAACCTGCTGGAAAGACTCAACCGAGAAGTACGTAGAAGAACCCGGGTGGTTGGGATATTCCCAAGTATGGATTCCTATATTCGGCTAGTAACCAGCTACCTTATTGAGTATAGCGAAGACTGGTGCAGTGGCCGATCCTATATCAATCCAAAAATCATCACTTCGATTGAGCAGGAACGTTCAAAAGCTGCGTAA
- a CDS encoding recombinase family protein, producing the protein MEREALSQLLKKDLIIGYVYGLDGECQEFYFEKSPSGIASFIILKKEHADKMILTDMLDRLVLDTFGEFINRCPDQKLLQEITKELVPMQLGDKEPLSIPIVSIDEALEFLSHGSQKRAWIYCRIDAPEDTHGVLKGQKRELTDYAEQMGFIVVGESEDIGSGLDSDRPGLAEVMKAAGDGRMDVLLVKKVDRLGRDTAKLLEFLRGLDQLGVELYSPLEGQIQLDYRSPSLSL; encoded by the coding sequence ATGGAAAGAGAAGCATTGTCACAATTACTGAAGAAGGATTTAATTATCGGATATGTATACGGTCTTGACGGAGAATGTCAGGAATTCTATTTTGAGAAATCCCCGTCCGGCATTGCAAGCTTTATCATCCTGAAAAAGGAACATGCGGACAAGATGATTCTGACGGATATGCTCGACAGACTGGTGCTGGATACCTTCGGAGAATTTATTAACCGCTGCCCGGATCAGAAGCTTCTGCAGGAGATCACGAAAGAGCTGGTACCGATGCAGCTGGGCGATAAGGAGCCTCTCAGTATTCCGATTGTGAGTATTGATGAAGCTCTTGAATTTCTAAGTCATGGAAGCCAGAAGCGAGCATGGATTTACTGCAGAATCGATGCACCGGAGGATACCCACGGTGTATTGAAAGGGCAGAAAAGGGAGCTCACGGATTACGCCGAGCAGATGGGATTTATAGTCGTTGGCGAATCTGAGGATATAGGAAGCGGTCTAGATTCTGACCGCCCCGGTCTTGCAGAGGTCATGAAGGCTGCCGGTGATGGCAGAATGGATGTATTGCTTGTAAAGAAGGTTGACCGCCTGGGGCGGGATACGGCAAAATTGCTGGAGTTCCTAAGAGGTCTGGATCAGCTGGGCGTGGAGCTTTATTCGCCGTTGGAGGGTCAAATCCAATTAGATTATCGAAGCCCTTCCCTTTCTTTGTGA
- a CDS encoding SHOCT domain-containing protein, translating to MSKNQAANEVKYKVAVKLLDIMLRNGLISPAEYKKIDELNRQTFTPELSKVYA from the coding sequence ATGTCAAAAAATCAGGCAGCCAACGAAGTGAAGTATAAGGTAGCGGTAAAGCTGTTGGATATCATGCTCCGTAACGGTCTTATCTCCCCTGCCGAGTACAAAAAAATAGATGAATTGAACCGCCAAACCTTCACGCCGGAGCTTTCCAAGGTATATGCGTAA
- a CDS encoding recombinase family protein, with protein sequence MMQRHMPIGYKLADGKIQLDEPKAAIVKRIFTDYLSGTSTSALAKQLTEMSFPNANNKASWNHGSIGKILENVKYLGDEFYPQMIDVEMFEQVQKRRKERCEQLGRSIQPNSANRQYPFTGKLRCGECGEVYRKYIEHCGKVSEKSFWKCKKYIYKNRVCCRCGFLTDEQIEKAFIEAANRILARIQILDRKPKKEPIPNNPEFNRLDQRIKELEAEGRYSSNELPALIFKRAQALYKTAIIDDAEYNTEKMKQAFSGRQPLTEFDEELFLTVIKQITVYADHRLVFEFINGLTMEAKY encoded by the coding sequence ATGATGCAAAGGCATATGCCCATAGGATATAAGCTGGCAGATGGTAAAATACAGCTGGATGAACCAAAGGCGGCTATTGTAAAAAGAATATTTACAGACTATCTGTCTGGTACTTCCACCTCTGCCCTCGCAAAACAGTTGACCGAAATGAGCTTTCCGAACGCCAACAACAAAGCCTCCTGGAACCACGGGTCAATCGGCAAGATACTGGAGAATGTCAAATACCTTGGGGATGAATTCTATCCGCAGATGATTGATGTCGAGATGTTCGAGCAGGTGCAGAAACGCCGTAAAGAACGCTGTGAACAGCTGGGACGAAGCATTCAGCCAAACAGTGCGAACCGCCAGTATCCATTCACCGGAAAGCTCCGATGCGGAGAATGCGGCGAGGTTTACCGAAAATACATCGAGCACTGCGGCAAAGTGTCGGAGAAGTCTTTCTGGAAATGCAAGAAGTACATTTACAAGAACCGAGTTTGCTGCCGGTGCGGTTTCCTCACGGATGAACAGATTGAAAAAGCCTTTATTGAGGCAGCCAATCGGATTCTGGCAAGGATACAAATCCTCGACCGGAAGCCAAAGAAAGAACCAATTCCCAATAACCCCGAATTTAATAGATTGGATCAGCGTATTAAGGAGCTGGAAGCAGAAGGGCGATATTCGTCCAACGAACTTCCGGCTCTTATTTTTAAGCGGGCACAGGCCCTTTACAAAACGGCAATAATCGATGACGCCGAATATAACACCGAGAAGATGAAGCAGGCGTTTTCAGGCAGACAGCCTCTCACAGAATTTGATGAGGAACTGTTTCTGACGGTGATAAAGCAAATCACGGTATACGCTGATCATCGGCTGGTGTTTGAATTTATAAACGGATTAACCATGGAAGCCAAATACTAA
- a CDS encoding SEC-C metal-binding domain-containing protein — MHLFKNFKIYDDELCPCGSEKLYKYCCKERKDKSLISSKKPPEVQAMERMRKALFKCCLYPDKTKCAKHIKEAHALQNNKIISRLAVDGHVYMLDTKRPPLIIPIENEEPEIITLIDKVGVNHATTSTCFCDVHDDEVFAPIEKNALPFDINNEEHKFLYAYKAFIFEYYKELVLENVFRQNIKEKPSMLKSADAVRQYRNLLLKRKEMDQIKTFFDTALITQNYIGLKTRVVEIPEEIDFANFACVGFSYDLEGHKIKNIKNNIMDRVFLTIFPEENKSYIIMSYLEKDKNTYGNLAEQLKYKDIDLIKYFITLVLPLYSENIVLSPRLWEKWDEETQMAFTFYSNRSGSQFAVYNLAVKFGMQNIKNKKMNLPNGKRCKIDLFS; from the coding sequence TTGCATTTATTTAAAAATTTTAAGATTTATGATGATGAGTTATGTCCATGTGGAAGTGAAAAACTTTATAAATATTGTTGTAAAGAAAGAAAAGATAAATCTCTTATTTCTAGCAAGAAACCGCCTGAAGTTCAAGCGATGGAAAGAATGAGAAAAGCATTATTTAAGTGCTGCCTGTATCCAGACAAGACCAAATGTGCGAAGCATATTAAAGAGGCTCATGCTTTACAAAATAATAAAATTATTTCACGATTAGCTGTTGATGGGCATGTATATATGTTGGATACCAAGAGGCCTCCGCTGATTATTCCAATTGAAAATGAAGAACCAGAAATAATTACGCTGATTGATAAAGTAGGTGTTAATCATGCCACTACATCAACATGTTTCTGCGATGTCCATGACGATGAAGTCTTTGCTCCAATAGAGAAAAATGCCCTACCCTTTGATATAAACAACGAAGAACACAAATTTTTATATGCCTACAAAGCATTTATTTTTGAGTATTATAAAGAACTTGTCCTGGAAAATGTATTCAGGCAAAATATAAAGGAAAAGCCATCAATGCTAAAGTCAGCGGATGCTGTAAGACAATATAGAAATTTACTTTTAAAGCGAAAAGAAATGGATCAAATAAAAACATTTTTTGACACTGCTTTAATTACTCAAAATTATATTGGATTGAAAACACGAGTAGTTGAGATACCTGAAGAAATTGATTTTGCAAATTTTGCATGTGTTGGCTTTAGTTATGATTTAGAGGGTCATAAGATAAAAAATATTAAAAATAATATTATGGATAGAGTATTTCTAACAATATTTCCGGAAGAAAACAAATCATATATTATTATGAGCTATCTGGAAAAAGACAAAAATACTTACGGGAATTTGGCTGAACAGCTTAAATATAAGGATATAGATTTAATCAAATATTTTATAACTCTTGTTTTACCCTTATACTCAGAAAATATCGTATTAAGTCCACGCTTATGGGAGAAATGGGATGAGGAAACACAGATGGCATTCACTTTTTACTCAAATAGGAGTGGCTCTCAATTTGCTGTATATAATTTAGCTGTAAAATTCGGAATGCAGAATATAAAGAATAAGAAAATGAATTTACCTAATGGAAAACGATGTAAAATCGATCTGTTTTCATAG
- a CDS encoding sigma factor-like helix-turn-helix DNA-binding protein has protein sequence MDNYDKNYSLLVRGKRISVTKEVYKAYYQCRDREKYLDKLAEVNNISIEGCRERGISVEYIISAAEDSMEDKIITEMLIVKLRQCVEMLDESERMLIAELYLQGKSERQLSKETGIPAMTIHDRKGRILKKLKKMMEK, from the coding sequence ATGGATAACTATGATAAAAATTATTCCTTGCTCGTCAGGGGCAAGCGAATCTCTGTGACCAAAGAGGTCTATAAAGCCTATTACCAATGCCGTGACAGGGAAAAGTACCTGGACAAGCTGGCGGAGGTAAACAACATCTCGATTGAAGGTTGCAGAGAGAGAGGTATCTCCGTAGAATACATAATCTCTGCTGCAGAAGATTCCATGGAGGATAAGATCATAACCGAGATGTTGATCGTAAAGCTGCGCCAATGCGTCGAAATGTTAGATGAATCTGAAAGAATGCTCATCGCAGAGCTATATCTTCAGGGTAAAAGCGAGCGTCAGCTGTCAAAGGAAACCGGTATTCCAGCGATGACAATACATGACCGCAAGGGCAGGATTCTTAAGAAACTAAAAAAAATGATGGAAAAATAA